A region of the Nitrososphaerales archaeon genome:
TATGATTCTGCTGAGCTAGCGTAAGCTATTGCCAGATAAGATAATCACGCACGGACAAGAGGTTGTTACGCGATGCTGTCTATTCAAATCAATCATAATAAACGGATGGATGGTAATTTTTACTGCAGCACAGGGAAAGAAAGAGCACGCATTAGCGGTTATTCGGAACTACTGGATAATTACCTTGCATTCCTTGCTTATCCAGATGAGGTAAGGAAGTTCATATACACAACAAATGCTGTTGAAAGCATAAATGCAGGTATTGATTTCATGAGGAGGGAGCTTGGAGGGTACTTCCCTTCTAAACAATCGCTTGAAGTAAATTACTTTGTGCAGATAGTGAATATGAACGATTCATGGATGAAGGCACCAGTACCATTGATAAGAGCAAGGGCGTATGAATTGAAACAGATAATGACAATGAAGTTTGAGCTAAATGATGCAAGGTAATGGATATATGCAAGTGTGCTGGATAATACTTACACAATTTTCGGGAGTAGTCTCGCGCATTTATACAGTCAATGGTGAAGAATGCCCTATCTACAAGCAATAGCCTTATCCTTACGATCTTTCTGGCATATTCTATCAATCTCATGAGAACCTCATGCTTCTGGTCTAACTGTCTTACAGGCAATGCGTACAGGCATATCCTCCTGCCATGCTCAACTATGCTTATTGTAGCATAGCAATAGAACATGTTCGTCCCATCATTATGCTTGCTCCTTATAACCATGCTGTTGTACTTACCATAGTATGGTATCTTTGTGTAGTCTATCGCAACGATAGCTCTCTTCTTTAGAATACCCTTCGCTGCTATAGTGCCTATCAATGCATTATTTGCTTCGATCATCATGGAGTATGCTTGCTCATAATCGAGCTTCTTCAGCCTGTACAGGAATGCATCAGCGGATGGGGCATGAAGATGAAGATATCCCAATCCAGACTCTGCATACTGCTGGTTCATCGATAGATAGATCAGGCATCTGTGGAGTGTCTACATGCTGTATATGCAGTTAAGTGCTGTAGGTATCTTGACGTGTTTGTCCATCAAATTTAGCACTGCATGATATGCCTGCTGGCATGCGCTTACGTTATGGACTGCATGAGTACTGCTGTTACTGAACAGCGTTGTTAGCATTAATTCCGACTCATGCAGTTCGATCTACAACCATGAGAGGCAAGAGAAATAGGCAAATTGCTTACTTTCGGATTACTCAAATGTTATTAATGGTTTTTATAGATGGCTTGCGTAGCGATTAAATTCCCTTGATTGTGTGTGGCACACATGCCTACAGCATATGTGGTGATGACCTGCGATCTGGGCTATGAGGAAGAGATAATCAAACAGCTTTCAAAGCTGAAAGGTGTAACCAAAGTATGCGGCACCTACGGCGTATACGATATCGTTGCTGAAGTATCTTCAGACTCGATGGACTTGCTCAGGCAAACTATAACTGTAGAGATGACTAAAATTCCTCACATACGCTCCAAGGTGACACTAATAGTGATAGAAGGTCAAGGGCAGGTCACTAAAACCTCTGAGTATAGATGAAGAAGAATGGATAAATCGATCATTTACTTATCCTACGCTAAATTTTTGTTCTAGCAAGACAATTATCACTTGTGTATTTCATAGGATGTAGTGGATGGTTCTACTGGCACTGGAAGATAATATTTTATCCTGAAACTATGCCGCCAAGCAAGTGGTTCCACCACTATACAACATATTTTAACACTGTGGAGCTAAATTCACCCTTCTATCACTGGCCCAAACAGTCAACTGTAAAGACATGGTATAGACAGTCGCCAGATGATTTCGTTTACACCTTGAAGGTAAATAGAACAATAACACACATAAAGAAATTCAAGGGAAGCTCTAGACTAGTAAATGCATTTTACAAGATTAGTGATGATCTCAAAGATAAGATGGGATGTTTCTTGTTCCAATTGCCTCCTAGTTTGAAGTTTAGCGATAAGAAGCTGAAGGAAATTGTATCGCAAATAGATGCAGAAAGAAAGAACGTCATAGAGTTCAGGCATGTGAGCTGGTTTAGGGAAGAGGTTTATGATGAACTCAGAAGGTCAGGGATAATTTTCTGCATTGTAAGTTCACCAAACCTGCCTGAAGATTTCGTTAAAACATCTAACGAAATTTACATCAGGTTCCATGGTAAGAATTCTTGGTATTCATACAACTATAGCAACAAGGAAATAGAAGAATGGGTTAGAAAGATTAGGAAGGCAAGAGCAAAGAATGTTTGGTTATACTTTAACAACGATGCAAATGCCTATGCTGTGAAGAATTCCCTATATCTGAAGAAGTTACTAACGTGCTAACCATACTCGTAGGTTACACCCTTTTCTCCTTTAGGATGTTTCCAGTCCGTTTCCTTTGAACATGTACCGCATTCGATGCATCCCTCATGCTGCAATACAACTTCTGATTTAAAGCGCTCTTTGTCTAGGATCTCCATGATATAGCACTTGGTCGGACATAACTGCACCATGCTTTTAATGAATCGTGAATTTGGATCGAGAATCTTTATGTGCGGTTCAGGATCATCATTTATTCTTATCTTGGCAATCCTTTCATCTATACTCGGCGGTTTTATCTTATAATCTGGATTAACAGTTCTGCCTATCTTTTCGGCAACCTCCATAGGTATCTTCACATAGGCTTCATTTGTTTCTATAAGTGCTAGCAAAGTTCGTTGGTCAAGCATCTTTGTGATTGCTCTAGCAAAGTCTTGAACTGTTGCTTTCTGCAGGAGCATAAATCCCAAGCGCAAAAACAAATTCAGTGATTCCGTGGGAATCTCCTTGCAGGCGTTTACAAATATTTTCAGATACTCAAAATCTATTTTACGAATATCATCAGTATACGGACTTTCGTTTATCAATTCTCCATAGTACCTGCCCATATATTCCTCGGAATAGTCGTTATGCTCCTTTGCTCTCGCAATTGCCCTTGCAGCCCTTGCTGCATCATCTATGCCGATGTTTATGCCTTCGATCCTAGTACCAACAAACACTCCTCTCCCTGCTGCATCGCCAACGAATAATACATTATTCTTATACGGTTTATCCATCAATGCACGTTTGCCATCTGGAACCAATTTTGCCGAATATTCTAGTTCAACATAGTTTGTAACGAAAGAAACACGAAACTTTTCTTCCAGCTCCTTCCTTGTTTCATCAAGTCTATGCCTAAGCTCCTCTTCGCTCTTGTATAATCTAGATTCGATTGCTTTCCTCCTTGCAGTTTTCGAGTAGTATGTATATCTCAATTCTTCCCACGATTTCAATAACTTGCTTATGCCAAACTTCATTCTCAGCTGCTCTTCCTTCGGAAGATCCCTATCGAATTCCTTCACGAATGGAACCTCATCCTTTATGTAATTGCTAACCTGAGGAATGGTAAGAAAACTATCAAGTAAGGTATATGGTTCAATTGGACTCTTTATCAGAGAATCCAAATGATATACAAGACCAACGGAAAGCGTCTCCTTGTTTGTATAAATGAAACCGCCACCATTGTGTCCCCTAGAGATATCGCCTGCAAACAAATGGGCAACACCTTCGCCTTCCTTCAAGCCATACCTTTCATCTATGATGTCTTCAGGTAATCGAATTACAGATTTAACACCCTGATACAATGCTTCAACATCGAACTTTTTCCTAGCACCTGTCATAAGGGCAGCCTCTGAGTTGACGCCATCAGCTGCAACAACAGCGTTGACCTGTATTGGCTCAAGCTCGTCCGTCTGAACTATAGTCTTGCTGTTCTCCCACACAATGTCGCTAACATGAACGCCAGAAACTATTCCTCCCCCATTCTTTTGCGCTTCTTCTTCTGCCTGAGCGGCAAACCATTTATTCATTCTAACCATCAATACAGAATAGGCAAAGTTTGTTTGATAGTTATGTGCATCGGTAAGATCGACGGTATACACCTTGTTTTCTGATACAGCGTTAAGGTAGTAACCTGTGATCCTCCTTTCGACAGGGGCATCGTCTAGAAAATTCTTATACACTTCCTCTACATTGTATACCTTTGCATTTCTGTAATTTTTGGAATAGAGTATTCCTCCAGTAACGCTCTTAGAACCTACAGGTTTCGCTCCTTCAAGAACAACCGCTTGCAAGCCAAGTTTCGACAGCTCCATCAATGCAGCTAGACCTGCAGAGCCACCTCCAATGATTGCAACGTCATACTTCTCCATTAATTGCCACCTTCCTTGATCTTCTTGATTGAATCAAGAAGCAGTGGTAGAACGTCCTCCATCCTACCTTGTATGTAAATATCACTTTCATCCTTTATTGGAGCGTCAGGATCTGGATTTATCGATACAACGAATTCAGAGTCCTTCATTCCAACTATGTGTTGTGTAGCCCCGCTTATACCAATTGCTACGTACACCTTTGGTTTTATTTTCTTGCCGCTTGTGCCAACCACCCTAGCAGGAATAAAATAGGTTGACTTTAACGACTGGCTAATGCTGTACGGTTGCTTCGATAAGGGCAATGAAATAGCAATCTCTGCATCCAATGTATTGGCAAACTGTTCTATCAACTTGATATTACTTTCTGGAGAGTCTTTTATCCCCCTCCCAAATGCAACCACTATCCTAGAGTCCTCCAGAGGAACCTCGCTCTTTATAATTTCACGTTTTACTATCCTTATCTTAAGATCCTTTCCAGAAAAAGTTGGTTCGTACTCGACTATCTTTCCCTTCCTACTGCTATCTATAATAGGTTGAAAGACACCGGGGATTATGCTGCATGCCTGAGGCGAGTATTCCCTTGCGATCTCAGGGTTCTTGTTATCCAAACAAAGGATCTGTGTCCACAAAAATCCACTGAAATCGGGTCTGTACATGAAAAGTATTTTCTCATATTTTTCTTGTTTGCCTTTTGTTTTGTGCTCATGTGTAATTGTAACATCGTCAACTAGAAGCTTATTGACATCCGAAGCAAGACCTGATTCGAGCTCTGCAAGCACAGTCGCGGACAAATGTCTTCCTATTGCATCGGCGCCAAAAAACATGTATCTGGGCTTCACATAATCTTCAGATGTTTCAACTACTTTTGCAACTGTTTGCCGATCTCTTACCAAGGAACATATGATCTTGGTATCCACCATTATCCTTGGATACCTTAACTCGGGATGATCCGCATAGATCACGGCGTCTGCACCTGCATGGATTGCCCTTTCACACAGCGATTTTATGTTATGTCCAAGTATTATTGCAATTACTTTTTCGTTACGAGAATACTTTCTGTTAAATTCATCCATCAACCTTCTGGCTTCACCCAACATCTCGAAACTTACATTTGCAGGGTTTCCATCGTCATGCTCGAAGAATACGAAAAGGTGTTCATATTTCATATGTATCACTTGCTGTTCAGTATCTCCAAAAGCCTCATGCCCAGCTCCTTCAATTCACTATCCTTGCTAACATCAATTATCCTGGTCTGCCTGCTTGCTTTTGCCCTTGGAACCTTTTCCACTTTATACACTATAGTGGGAGAACCGGGTAAACCAACACTCCTAGTATCAACACCAAGTTCTTTTGCACTCCACACTTTCAAGTATTGCTTGTAATTCTCTGCCTTCTTCATGGCTTCCTTTTGTAGTTTAATATACTTCAGGCGTTGTGAGACTGTGTTATAGCGTTCCCTGTATGAGGGATCTATAGTAATAAGAGCTGGTAACGGACATTCAACCTCCTCTAGAATGTTGTACAGTCCCTGTATCTCGATAAGCCTTTCGGCATGTATAATTCTGTTAGCACTATCTATACTGTAATCTATCACGTTGCCCAGGAAATTAAAGCCTAGCTTCCATGCAACCTGTGGACCAGTTTGACCAGTTTCTCCATCAACTGCCCTATGCCCTCCTATTACTAAATCAATGGAACCCATCTTCCTTATGCCAGCTTTGATGGTTTCAGCTGTTGCAAGTGTATCTGCACCAGCAAATGCCCTGTCACTATACAGATGCAACTCATCGGCATTGCATATCTCCAGTGCTTGCCTCAGTGCAATGTCAGCCATCGGTGGTCCCATGGTACACACCTTGATATTGGCATCGTACAAAACCTTGGAATAAAATGACGCCCTAGTAGCGATAGCACTGTGTGGGCCCAAGATGCTTCGTGTTTGCGACCTATTAAGCGTACCATCAGGATTATAACTAACATTACCTTCAGATAGATCTGGTTCCAGCTTCACCATTACTGCAACGTTTATTGTGCTCTGCATTTTTCTACACTACCGATATGACAGAAATCGTATGATGCTACCTGTCATAACCATCGCGTGAGCTTCACACACTAGAGACATAATAAAAATATTAGCATTAATCAAAGCGACAAGCCTGAAATAGCATCCCTCACGCTCTTGACACCTTTGTCAAACCATTCCTTTTCTTCTGCGTT
Encoded here:
- a CDS encoding transposase; translation: MLSIQINHNKRMDGNFYCSTGKERARISGYSELLDNYLAFLAYPDEVRKFIYTTNAVESINAGIDFMRRELGGYFPSKQSLEVNYFVQIVNMNDSWMKAPVPLIRARAYELKQIMTMKFELNDAR
- a CDS encoding Lrp/AsnC ligand binding domain-containing protein, with the protein product MPTAYVVMTCDLGYEEEIIKQLSKLKGVTKVCGTYGVYDIVAEVSSDSMDLLRQTITVEMTKIPHIRSKVTLIVIEGQGQVTKTSEYR
- a CDS encoding DUF72 domain-containing protein, producing MYFIGCSGWFYWHWKIIFYPETMPPSKWFHHYTTYFNTVELNSPFYHWPKQSTVKTWYRQSPDDFVYTLKVNRTITHIKKFKGSSRLVNAFYKISDDLKDKMGCFLFQLPPSLKFSDKKLKEIVSQIDAERKNVIEFRHVSWFREEVYDELRRSGIIFCIVSSPNLPEDFVKTSNEIYIRFHGKNSWYSYNYSNKEIEEWVRKIRKARAKNVWLYFNNDANAYAVKNSLYLKKLLTC
- a CDS encoding FAD-binding protein, translating into MEKYDVAIIGGGSAGLAALMELSKLGLQAVVLEGAKPVGSKSVTGGILYSKNYRNAKVYNVEEVYKNFLDDAPVERRITGYYLNAVSENKVYTVDLTDAHNYQTNFAYSVLMVRMNKWFAAQAEEEAQKNGGGIVSGVHVSDIVWENSKTIVQTDELEPIQVNAVVAADGVNSEAALMTGARKKFDVEALYQGVKSVIRLPEDIIDERYGLKEGEGVAHLFAGDISRGHNGGGFIYTNKETLSVGLVYHLDSLIKSPIEPYTLLDSFLTIPQVSNYIKDEVPFVKEFDRDLPKEEQLRMKFGISKLLKSWEELRYTYYSKTARRKAIESRLYKSEEELRHRLDETRKELEEKFRVSFVTNYVELEYSAKLVPDGKRALMDKPYKNNVLFVGDAAGRGVFVGTRIEGINIGIDDAARAARAIARAKEHNDYSEEYMGRYYGELINESPYTDDIRKIDFEYLKIFVNACKEIPTESLNLFLRLGFMLLQKATVQDFARAITKMLDQRTLLALIETNEAYVKIPMEVAEKIGRTVNPDYKIKPPSIDERIAKIRINDDPEPHIKILDPNSRFIKSMVQLCPTKCYIMEILDKERFKSEVVLQHEGCIECGTCSKETDWKHPKGEKGVTYEYG
- a CDS encoding electron transfer flavoprotein subunit alpha/FixB family protein, whose product is MKYEHLFVFFEHDDGNPANVSFEMLGEARRLMDEFNRKYSRNEKVIAIILGHNIKSLCERAIHAGADAVIYADHPELRYPRIMVDTKIICSLVRDRQTVAKVVETSEDYVKPRYMFFGADAIGRHLSATVLAELESGLASDVNKLLVDDVTITHEHKTKGKQEKYEKILFMYRPDFSGFLWTQILCLDNKNPEIAREYSPQACSIIPGVFQPIIDSSRKGKIVEYEPTFSGKDLKIRIVKREIIKSEVPLEDSRIVVAFGRGIKDSPESNIKLIEQFANTLDAEIAISLPLSKQPYSISQSLKSTYFIPARVVGTSGKKIKPKVYVAIGISGATQHIVGMKDSEFVVSINPDPDAPIKDESDIYIQGRMEDVLPLLLDSIKKIKEGGN
- a CDS encoding electron transfer flavoprotein subunit beta/FixA family protein — protein: MQSTINVAVMVKLEPDLSEGNVSYNPDGTLNRSQTRSILGPHSAIATRASFYSKVLYDANIKVCTMGPPMADIALRQALEICNADELHLYSDRAFAGADTLATAETIKAGIRKMGSIDLVIGGHRAVDGETGQTGPQVAWKLGFNFLGNVIDYSIDSANRIIHAERLIEIQGLYNILEEVECPLPALITIDPSYRERYNTVSQRLKYIKLQKEAMKKAENYKQYLKVWSAKELGVDTRSVGLPGSPTIVYKVEKVPRAKASRQTRIIDVSKDSELKELGMRLLEILNSK